One window of Flavobacterium ammonificans genomic DNA carries:
- a CDS encoding citrate synthase has product MSKIATLEIDGNQFELPLIVGSENEGAVDISKLRDASGLITLDPGYKNSGSCKSEITFLDGELGILRYRGYSIEDLAEKSNFLEVSYLVIFGELPTAEQLHQFEEDIRKYTLVNEEMKNIIDGFPKTAHPMGVLSALTSALTAFNPKSVNVENSKEMYEAVCKTMGKFLVIATWTYRKSMGFPLNYYDNTKGYVENFMHLMFELPTGPYAADPVVINALDKLFILHADHEQNCSTSTVRMVGSSHAGLFASISAGVSALWGPLHGGANQAVLEMLEEIYKTGGDADKYLAKAKDKNDPFRLMGFGHRVYKNFDPRAKIIKKAADEVLGTLGVEDPILAIAKKLEESALEDEYFKSRNLYPNVDFYSGIIYRALGIPTDMFTVMFAIGRLPGWIAQWKEMRENKEPIGRPRQVYVGHPLREFKR; this is encoded by the coding sequence ATGTCAAAAATAGCAACATTAGAAATCGATGGCAATCAATTTGAACTCCCACTTATTGTTGGAAGCGAAAATGAAGGTGCTGTTGATATAAGTAAATTACGTGACGCTTCGGGTTTAATTACATTAGATCCAGGCTACAAAAATTCAGGATCATGTAAAAGTGAAATCACTTTCCTTGATGGAGAACTAGGTATATTACGCTACCGCGGTTATTCTATTGAAGATTTGGCTGAAAAATCGAATTTTCTAGAGGTTTCTTATTTAGTTATTTTTGGTGAACTACCTACAGCAGAGCAATTGCATCAGTTTGAGGAAGACATTAGAAAATATACTTTGGTGAACGAGGAAATGAAAAATATCATTGATGGTTTCCCAAAAACAGCTCATCCAATGGGTGTTTTGTCAGCTTTGACAAGTGCTTTGACTGCGTTTAATCCAAAGTCAGTTAATGTTGAGAATAGTAAAGAAATGTACGAAGCGGTTTGTAAGACTATGGGTAAATTCTTAGTTATTGCAACTTGGACGTATAGAAAGAGCATGGGCTTCCCGTTAAATTATTATGATAATACAAAAGGATACGTAGAAAATTTCATGCATTTGATGTTTGAATTGCCTACAGGACCTTATGCTGCTGATCCAGTAGTTATTAATGCTTTGGATAAATTATTCATTCTTCATGCTGATCACGAGCAAAACTGTTCTACTTCTACTGTACGTATGGTAGGTTCTTCACATGCTGGTTTGTTTGCTTCTATTTCTGCAGGGGTTTCTGCACTTTGGGGACCACTTCACGGCGGAGCAAATCAAGCGGTACTAGAAATGCTTGAAGAAATTTACAAAACAGGTGGTGATGCGGATAAGTATTTGGCTAAAGCCAAAGATAAAAATGATCCATTCCGTTTGATGGGATTTGGTCACCGTGTGTACAAAAACTTTGATCCAAGAGCTAAAATTATCAAAAAAGCGGCTGATGAAGTATTGGGAACACTTGGCGTTGAAGATCCAATTTTAGCAATTGCTAAAAAATTAGAAGAGTCTGCATTAGAAGACGAATACTTCAAATCAAGAAATTTATATCCAAACGTGGATTTCTATTCTGGAATTATTTACAGAGCCTTAGGAATTCCTACGGATATGTTTACCGTAATGTTTGCTATTGGAAGATTACCTGGTTGGATTGCGCAATGGAAAGAAATGCGTGAAAACAAAGAGCCTATTGGTAGACCAAGACAAGTTTATGTTGGACATCCTTTAAGAGAATTTAAACGATAA
- a CDS encoding dimethylarginine dimethylaminohydrolase family protein — MLQLNVKDESSRLRAVVLGTAKSNGPTPKIEEAYDPKSLEHIIAGTYPIEADMVLEMDAFEAVFKKYGVTVYRPEIIENYNQIFTRDIGFVIEDVFVKSNILPDRERELDAIQYVIDQMNPTKVVRPPEEVHIEGGDVMLWGNYIFVGTYKGSDYKDYITARTNWQGVEYLRKLFPNKIVKEFDLVKSKIEARDNALHLDCCFQPVGETKGIIYKRGFREEADYMFLVQLFGKENLFHIEREEMYHMYSNVFSIAPDVVVSERKFTRLNNWLRENGFTVEEIPYAEIAKQEGLLRCSTLPLIRE; from the coding sequence ATGTTGCAATTAAATGTGAAAGATGAGTCGTCAAGACTTCGAGCTGTAGTGCTGGGGACTGCAAAAAGTAATGGGCCAACTCCAAAAATTGAGGAGGCATACGATCCAAAATCATTGGAACATATTATAGCAGGGACCTACCCAATTGAAGCCGATATGGTTCTTGAAATGGATGCTTTCGAAGCAGTTTTCAAAAAGTATGGTGTAACCGTGTATCGTCCTGAAATAATTGAAAATTACAATCAGATTTTTACTCGTGATATCGGTTTTGTTATTGAGGATGTATTTGTAAAGTCTAATATTCTACCTGATAGAGAGCGCGAATTGGATGCAATTCAATATGTGATTGATCAAATGAATCCTACTAAGGTAGTTCGCCCACCCGAAGAGGTTCATATTGAAGGAGGCGATGTGATGCTTTGGGGGAATTATATTTTTGTAGGTACTTACAAAGGAAGTGATTACAAAGATTATATTACGGCACGCACTAATTGGCAAGGTGTGGAATACCTTAGAAAATTGTTCCCAAACAAAATAGTAAAAGAATTCGATTTGGTTAAATCCAAAATTGAAGCGCGTGATAATGCCTTGCATTTGGATTGTTGTTTTCAACCTGTGGGTGAAACAAAGGGAATTATCTACAAACGTGGCTTTCGAGAGGAAGCAGATTATATGTTCTTAGTACAATTGTTTGGTAAAGAAAATCTATTTCATATCGAGAGAGAAGAAATGTATCATATGTATTCGAATGTGTTTTCGATTGCTCCTGATGTGGTCGTTTCTGAACGAAAATTTACACGTTTGAATAACTGGCTTAGAGAAAACGGATTTACAGTAGAAGAAATACCCTATGCTGAAATAGCCAAACAAGAAGGATTATTGCGATGTTCGACATTGCCTTTGATTAGAGAATAA
- the ctlX gene encoding citrulline utilization hydrolase CtlX, translating into MNQTTNAILMIRPVAFRMNEQTAVNNYYQKVLDGLLPATVNAKAQQEFDAFVAQLRAVGIQVIVVEDTTDTDTPDSIFPNNWISFHENGDVVLYPMFAENRRLERREDILDVLEDEGFVVNEIMDYTSAETEGYYLEGTGSIVLDRENGKAYCALSPRADEELFIEFCEDFEYTPVIFEAFQTVADERKLIYHTNVMMCIGDTFAVICADCIDDKKERKMVLDSLRGDEKEIILITEAQLNNFAGNMLEVIGANERRYLVMSASAYQSLTKKQIAQLEEHLTILKANLDTIEACGGGSARCMMAEIFLPMATV; encoded by the coding sequence ATGAACCAAACTACTAACGCTATACTAATGATTCGCCCAGTGGCGTTTCGAATGAACGAACAAACTGCTGTTAATAATTACTACCAAAAAGTGTTGGACGGATTATTACCTGCAACGGTTAATGCTAAGGCACAACAAGAATTTGATGCTTTCGTTGCGCAATTGCGTGCTGTGGGGATTCAAGTTATTGTGGTAGAGGATACTACTGATACTGATACGCCCGATAGTATTTTTCCGAATAATTGGATTTCGTTTCACGAAAATGGCGATGTGGTTTTGTATCCTATGTTTGCTGAAAATCGTCGTTTGGAGCGTCGTGAAGATATTTTAGATGTATTGGAAGACGAGGGTTTTGTGGTCAACGAAATAATGGATTATACTTCAGCTGAAACGGAAGGGTATTACCTAGAAGGAACAGGTAGTATTGTCTTAGACAGAGAAAACGGCAAAGCCTATTGTGCTTTATCTCCGCGTGCTGATGAAGAATTATTCATTGAGTTCTGCGAAGATTTTGAATACACACCGGTTATTTTTGAAGCCTTTCAAACAGTTGCAGATGAGCGAAAGCTAATTTATCATACCAATGTGATGATGTGTATTGGCGACACCTTTGCAGTGATTTGTGCGGATTGTATTGATGATAAAAAAGAGCGCAAAATGGTTTTGGACAGTCTACGCGGTGACGAAAAAGAAATTATCTTGATTACAGAAGCGCAGTTGAACAATTTTGCAGGCAATATGTTGGAGGTGATTGGAGCGAATGAACGTCGCTATTTAGTGATGAGTGCTTCGGCCTACCAATCTTTAACCAAAAAACAGATTGCGCAACTAGAAGAGCATTTGACTATTTTAAAGGCAAATTTAGATACCATTGAAGCTTGTGGAGGGGGAAGTGCACGTTGTATGATGGCTGAAATTTTCTTACCTATGGCAACGGTTTAG
- a CDS encoding CoA-binding protein translates to MKNKKTLVLGATTKPERYAFKAITALVGKGHSVLAIGQNAGEVAGVKIQTKALPIKSIDTVSLYLNPARQREYYNYIIEAHPKRVIFNPGTENPEFYQLLALNDIQVEVACTLVLLATNQY, encoded by the coding sequence ATGAAAAATAAAAAAACTTTGGTGCTTGGCGCTACTACTAAACCGGAACGTTATGCTTTTAAAGCGATCACCGCTTTGGTGGGCAAAGGGCATTCTGTATTGGCGATTGGGCAAAATGCAGGTGAGGTGGCAGGAGTTAAAATCCAAACCAAAGCACTGCCTATAAAAAGTATAGACACAGTAAGTTTGTATCTTAATCCAGCACGACAAAGGGAATATTATAATTATATAATTGAAGCCCATCCTAAACGGGTGATTTTTAATCCAGGAACGGAGAATCCAGAATTTTACCAACTGTTAGCACTGAATGATATTCAGGTAGAAGTTGCTTGTACTTTGGTTTTATTGGCTACCAATCAATATTAA